DNA from Pecten maximus chromosome 18, xPecMax1.1, whole genome shotgun sequence:
GGTGTGGTTATTTGTAAGTGGGGGTTTTTGTGTGTTGGTGTGGTTGTTTGGTGGTGTGGTATTGGTGAAGGGTTGTGTGTCCGTTGTGTATGGGTTGTGGTTGTGTGTGGGGTTATAGTTTTTTAAAAAGTGTGGTTTGTTTGTCGTGGtgttttaaatgtattgaaAGAAGGTGTGGTTTGTTGTTTTGGGTGGGTCTGTTTGTGTGGGGTGGTTTGTTTGTTAGGTGGGTTTGTTTGCCTGAaaggttttggtttgtttgtgtgGTTGGGTTTTTGTGTGGTTTTTCCCCCCGGGTTGTTGTGTGGTGGGCCCTGTTTGGTAGGTGTGGTTTGTTTGTGTAGTGGTTTTTATGTTTGTTGGTGGTTGGTTTTTGTTGGTGTTGAGTGTTggttgtattgtgtggtgtggCCCTTGTATTGTGGGTGTGGTTTGTTGTTCGGTGTGGTTTGTTTTAGTGGTGTGGTTTGTTTGTGTGGTGTGGTTTGTTTTTGTAGGGTGGCTTGTCGTGTGGGTGTTATGTTTGTGTCGGTGGGGTTTTAATTATTCTGTGGTTTGTTTTTTGTGGTGTGGTTATGTTTGTGTGGTGTGGTTAATTTTGTGTAAGGTTGGTCCTGTTTGTGAAGGTTGTTTGTATTGTCGTGGTGTGTCTATTTTGTGTGGTGtggtttgttttgtgtgtgtgtgtattgttttcGTGGTTTTTGGGTTGTTTGTGtggtgtgtttgtttgtgtggtgttggtttgtttgtttttggtgtggtttgggttttttttgtgtggttgtttgtggGGGGTCTTTTGTTTGTGTGGGGTGGTTTGGGTTTGTAGTGGTTGTTTGTTTGTAAGTgtgtaaatgtttgtaatttGGTTGGTATTGTTTGTGTGGTTGGTATTGTTTGTGTGGTGTGGTTATGTTTGTAGTGGTGTGGTTGTATTTTTGTGGTTGtgtgtatatgtttgtgtggGTGTCTTGTTtgtgtaggtttgtgtttttgttggttgggtgtttattgtgtgttgtgtatttgtagtAAGGTGTGGTATAATGTTTGTAAGTAAGGTGTGGTATAATGTTTGTAAGTAAGGTGTGGTATAATGTTGTAAGTAAGGTGTGgtataatgtattgtaagtAAGGTGTGgtataatgtattgtaagtAAGGTGTGgtataatgtattgtaagtAAGGTGTGGGTATAATGTTTGTAAGTAAGGTGTGGTATAACTGCTATTGTAATTAGTTGTTGGGTGTTTGTTGAAAGTAAGGTGTGTTTGTTTTAGGTGTGGTTTTGTGAAAGGTTTGGGGGTAATGTTgatgttttggttttttggtGTGGTTCTGTTTGTAGTCCGGTGGTCTATGTTTGTAGtgggtttggttttgtttgtgtAAGGTGTGGTTCCTGTTTGTAAGTAGTGGGTTTTTTTGTATAAGTGTGTGGAATGTTGAAAAGGTGTGGTTTAATGTTTGTAAGAGGTGGGTTGTCTATGTGTAAGGTGTGGTAAGGTTTTGTgttggtttgttttgtatttaggtgtttgttttgtgtggggtggtgtttttgtttggttgtgGTATGTGTTTGTTGTggtgtgttttgtttgtgtggTGTGGTTATTTTTGGTGGTGGGTATGTTTGTGTGGtgtggttttgttttgtgtggtgtggtattgtttgtagtggtGTGTTTGTTTTTGGGTGGGTTTGTTGGTGGTGTGGTTTGTTTtgtggtgtggtataatgtattgtaagtAAGGTGTGgtataatgtattgtaagtAAGGTGTGgtataatgtattgtaagtAAGGTGTGgtataatgtattgtaagtAAGGTGTGgtataatgtattgtaagtAAGGTGTGgtataatgtattgtaagtAAGGTGTGgtataatgtattgtaagtAAGGGTGTGgtataatgtattgtaagtAAGGTGTGGTATAATGTTTGTAAGTAAGGTGTGgtataatgtattgtaagtAAGGTGTGgtataatgtattgtaagtAAGGTGTGGTATAATGTTTGTAAGTAAGGTGTGgtataatgtattgtaagtAAGGTGTGgtataatgtattgtaagtAAGGTGTGgtataatgtattgtaagtAAGGTGTGgtataatgtattgtaagtAAGGTGTGGTATAATGTTTGTAAGTAAGGTGTGGTATAATGTTTGTAAGTAAGGTGTGgtataatgtattgtaagtAAGGTGTGGTATAATGTTTGTAGAAAGGGTGTGGATAATGTATTGTAAGTAGGTGTGGTATAATGTTTTGGTAGTAAGGGGTATTTTTGAAAGGTTGGTTAATGTTTGTAAGTAGGTGTGGTATAATTTTTGGGTAAGTACGGTGTGGTTATGTTTGTAAGTGGTGTGGTTTGTTTGTAAGTGGTGGGGTTTAATGTTTGTAGTAGGTGTTTAAGTTTGTGTAGGTGTGGTTTGTTTGTAGTAGGTGTGGttattgttgttggtgttggtTTGTTTGTTCGGTGTGGTTGGTTTTTgggtgtgtttttgtttgggTGGTTCGGGTTTGTGTAAGGTTGTGGTTTTTTTGTGTAGGTGTGGTTTGTTTGTCGTGGTGTGGTTTTTTGTGTGGTGTGGTTATGTTTGGTGGTGTGGTTTGTTTGTGTGGTGTGGTTTGTTTGTGTGGGTGgtatttgtttttaaagtgGTGGTTTATTGTTTGTAGTGGTGTGGTATTGTTTGGTgtggttttggtttgtttgtgtgGTGGGTTTGATTTTTTGTGAAAGGTTGGTGGGTGTTTGGTGGTGTGGTCTTGTTTGTGTAGTGTTTTGTTTGTTCGGTGTGTCTTGTTTGTGGTTTGGGTTTGTTTGTGTGGTgtggtttgtttttttggggtggTATTGTTGTGTGGTTGTTTGTTTGAAGTAGGTGTGGTTTGTTTGTGTAGGTGTGGTTTGTTAGTTGGTGTGTTTTTTGTtgtggttgtttgtttgttggtgtGGTATTGTTGTGTGGTTGGTTGATGTAGtggtgtggttgtttgtgtggttgtggtttttgttttgtggtGTGGTTTGTTTGTCGTGGTGTTTTTTGGGTGGGTAAGTGTGTGGGTGTTTTGTGTGCGGTGTGGTTATGTTTGTAGTAGGTGGGGTTTATATGTTTAGGGTGTGGTTAGTTGTAGTGGTGGTTGATTTTTGCTGTGGTTAGTTGTAAGTAAGGTGTGGTAATGATGTAAGTAGGTGTGGTTGTGTAGTGGTCGTGATAAGTTTTGTAGTGTGTAATTGTTTTGTGGTGGTTATGTATTGTAATAAGGTGTGGTATAATGTTTGTAAGTAAGGTGTGGTATGGTTGTAGTAAGGTGTGGTCTAATGTTGTATTAGGTGTGGTATAATGTTTGTAAGTGGTGTGGTTCTTTTTGTGGTGGGTTTggtgtttgtttttaattgtgtGGTGTGGTTATGTTTGTGTAGGGTGGGGTTTCCCTGTTTGTAGTGTGGGTTTGTTTGTATTGGTGTCGTcttgttgtggttgttggttTTGGTAGTGGTTTCCCTATTTTTTTGGGTGTGGTTTTGTTTTTGGTGTGGTCTTTTTTGGTGTGGTTTGTTGTGTCCGGTGTGGTTTTTGTCGTCGGTTGGTCTCCGTTTTGTGTCCGGGTTGGTCATGTTTTTTGTGGGGTCCCTTTGGTGTGTGTGGTTTGTCTTGTGTGGGTGTGGTTATGTTTGTGTGGTTGGTTTGTATTGTGTGGTTGGTTTGTTTGTGTAGGTTGGTTTGTTGTAGTCGGTTGGTTTGTTTGTGTCGGTGTGGTTTGTTTGTCGTGGTATGGTTTGTTGTCGTGTTGGTTTGTTGTGTGGTGTGGTTTGTTGTGtgggttattttgtttttggtgtggtttgtttgtgtggttgttgtgttgtgtggttTGTATTGTGTGGTTTGGTTTTTTGTCGTGGTGTGTTTGTTTGTCGTGGTTGGTTTTTGTgtgggggggttttttgttgGTTGTGGTTCTCTTTGTCGTAttggttggttttttttggtgTGTGTTCTGTTTGTGTGGTCTGGTATTGTTTTAAAGGTGTGGTATAATTATGTAGTGGTGTGGTTTGTATTGTAGTAGGTTTGTGGTTATGTTTTGTCGTGGTGTGGTTTATGTTTGTGTGGTGTGGTAATTTTTGTAAGTAGGTGTGGTCTATGTTTGTTGGTGTGGGTTTGTATTGTTGGTGTGGTTTGAGTAGGTGTAGTATAATGTTTGTAAGAAGGGCGTGGTTTCTAATTTCGTTTCTAATTCAATAAAATGTATCTTTGAGTCTAGAATAGAATAACACATCTATTGATCAGAGTTTTACCACTAAagtagataatgatatatttgatgTCAGATCCTGTCGGTCCATAGAATGTAAAATTATCCGCAGATTTTTGATGCCAGCCTTTGTTGCGCCTTGCTGAACACTATCATCTGTACGCACTAACAGGAATAATAGCCTCAGACACGGTATACGTTGTTTAGTAAAAGCTGAAGCGTGGCCCATATCACCAGGGGTCGTAATATAGAGGTACATTGTAGTGACTCGGACAGGGATTAGTAACTATACTGGGGAGGGGTGGACTGTACTTAGTCTACCTGAGGAGACAAATCAAGAGCTACCTCCTACCTACATACTTACCTGAGAATAAAATTAAGATGTAATACAAATAAGTACGTTATAAAACATCTGTAGTGACACATAGCATGTGTAGAAAATATGTACACCTGgaaacaacccccccccccccccccccccaaccaaaATTTGCCAAGTGATCATTTTTCGCAAGAATTAAAACAAAGCATTCCATCAATAGATAGCACTGTAAATCATAAATTGAGtatagatatttataaaaaGATACCGGGGCGGTTTGATACTTTACcataacacatatacatatatgtacatgtatatatagcaatAGCGGGAGTATGGAATAGGTCTCATTTTATAGACAATGGCTATAGTTGTCGATTTCAACAGGTAGTGAAATGGTACATCCTAGCAATGACATCTAAAGGTGATGTTTATGTAACAATAACATAAAGAATTGTTTCTGTTTCTCATATGGGGTAATATTTCACTCATTTCTTCTATCAAACATCTTTCTTTTCCCAGCCTCCCTTACAGTCTTCAGTCGTTTCCATTGCCACTTTCTCTCTGTATAGTCCCTCGCCTTTTTTCCTTTGTTACGTAAATCCTAAACAGTTTATCATGAGAAAAAAAATTCGGATTTAAAAAATAagtagatatgtaattatattgttatatctatatCGTCTATTGTACCCGTATTAGTAGATATGTAATTGAAAGATTATACTTTAAAGTAAATTAATTACGTACCAAATGTAATTGCCTGTATGTTTCACCCGGCGGACAGACATGTGTGTAACTACTTTAATGGAATCGCCGAACTTGTTTCACGTTCACGGCCAGTTAAATGTGTTAATGTAGCCTGTTGTATTTGAAGTTGTAGGGAATTCATTTgcaaacaatatactaaatatgtAAAATAGAACTGTGTATAGCCGAATACCGTTGACTTTTCGtattaaatatgtaaaatagaACCGTATATGGCCGAATACCGTTGCTTTATGTAAAATAGAACAGTATCCTGCCGACTACTGTTGATTTTTTCTTCCCTTTTACTGTTTGACTGTATaaagggaaacattaggaaACAGAAGAGATCAGATACCAAATTTAGTCGTCCCTTACTAATTATCTCACGCCCTATCTTCAGGGAAAGATTGGTCAAGAGTTGCTGCACTTGAATAAGTAAAGAAATGtaagaaataaattaaaatatacatgtattctattttTAGTATTTCTTCATTCATGCGATCTACAGACAGAGGAGAGCGATGACGAGAGGCCATGTTCCCGCCGTCTCCTCGGACAAGTGTCTCCTCAGCATCCCCGTCGGGTACCCCATCAAGTTTAGACACGTGGAGAGTCGAACAAAAGGTAGAGTTATCTTTCCTTGTCCACTGTATTTTAAGTACACTTTGATTCGCGGCTCTATAActtaatatatatgtgataaattCCTTTGTTCTAAAACATAAGCTTTGTCAGATTTTATAAAGTATGTACGtatatgacattttataaaatatgtacgtGTATCACATTTGATGAAGAATGTACGTGTATCACATTTGATGAAGAATGTACGTGTATCACATTTGATGAAGAATGTACGTGTATCACATTTGATGAAGTATGTATacgtttttaaaattttgtaacgtatgtattatatcacattttataaaatgcaAATGTATGTACGTGTATCACATTTTATAACGTACGTACGTGTATCACATTTTATAACGTACGTACGTGTATCACATTTTATAACCTACGTACGTGTATCACATTTTATAACCTACGTACGTGTATCACATTTTATAACGTACGTACGTGTATCACATTTTATAACCTATGTACGTGTATCACATTTTATAACCTACGTACGTGTATCACATTTTATAACGTACGTACGTGTATCACATTTTATAACGTACGTACGTGTATCACATTTTATAACGTATGTACGTGTATCACATTTTATAACGTACGTACGTGTATCACATTTTATAACCTATGTACGTGTATCACATTTTATAACGTATGTACGTGTATCacatttcattcataaaatgcactttattttcaaaaattatttaatgaaattaaaaacttcAAAACGTTTCAAGTTAGTAACTGTCTACATTTCGATTGAAAAAGTCAACAAAAAAATAACCGGTAAGAGTTATCTCGCAATTCCACAATCTCAGGATCTGTCGACGAGGTTGACAGAGCGAGATCACAAGGTAGTGAAATAGCTCTAACCAGTGACTTATATACTAACAGGTCTCTGCTCTAACCAGTGACTTATATACTAACAGGTCTCTGCTCTAACCAGCTACCGTAacattctttgttttttttgtttgatttttgtttgttattacaGTTGGACCAGAGGACTTTATGTGGTCTCTCCTCCGGAAACTGGACCCACCGTTCCAAGTACAAATGTCTCGGACAGACCGTCGACGTTTGTCCGTTGGACCAGTTTCCACGTCGACATCTAATATTTCAAACCTTCTAGTGACGGGGAAATACAAGGAGATTTACCTTCTCGGAAATCTTTTAAATCATGGTGACGTATAATTTCAGCCattatgaaacaaaataaaaataaaattaagaaaaaaatagtgAACAAAGACAGGATGACAATGAAAGAAAAAGTCTATTCTCTCAGGACAGTATGATTTATTACTGTATGAACGccattgcatttatattgatatgaatcATCAGGAATCcatatcaaatataaaagtTATATACGTTCCAAAAATAGTGCCGTAAGTTGTGAATTTGAGGTATCAGTTGGAGAAAATGTAATATGAGATGATTAGTTTAaagttatatttaaaacataggTACGGGCTCTCTTTACTACCGGAACGTGACGGCTATCCCGCTGTACGTGCccgaggtcaaggtcagagtcGTAGATGGCTTTTCTGTGGGAATGAAAGGAGACTGGACGATGTACATAGATGAACTTTATGCATTTGCTCTACAGGAAATTGACCTACATGGAACCCATGGAAACATGggtaaataaagaaaatatattgtatctaggagtatttaaaaatgatttttacattatttaaatattttgataactttttaGAGAAGGcggatattattttttttctagtgTAAAACTATTTGATAAAAGATTTAATACTACTCTAAAATATGTGTTCTCTATTCATATTTAAGTTTTGTTATTCATGTcaggaaaataaaaaacaaacaaacaaaaacaaaaaacatgtccATGATTATCACCTACATTTATCAAATGTAATGAATGATAGTATAGTATTGCATGTTTTATATTCCAGACATTTCTGTTTTTATGGACAAAAAGGAATCGTTTGAAACGCCTCGAATGTGCGAGTTCCTAGTTCCGGACCGTTACCTATCGCTTCAGTGGCCCGAGGAAAAATCCGCAGTTCCCAACCCCCAGCAATTCCAGCCTTCGCTAAAGGAAGATAAACATAGGTACTCCGAGTTTCCAACGACTAAAGCTGCCGACAACAAAAGACGACCAGCCGACAAGCCGTCACAGACAACGACAGGGGAAGGTGATGACGTCATTCACGTATTCAGTCAAGATTACACACCCTTAGACGAAATACGGGACATGAAGAGACCTGTTCCGGAGCCCAGACAGAGGAATCAGCCGACGGCTCCACCTGAGGATGAACTCGTACCTCCGTTACCTCCAAGGAACCGAGGTGGTTTAGACGTTGTAAAAGGGACATCTAATGTGTACGTACGATCACAACCTGACCAGGACGAGTTTGATGGTGAGAGGAAAGCTCAGCGGAGGGGAGCGGAGTCCATGCCACATTACgagaaaaataaaacagtgCTTCAAAGACAGTTGTCTAAAGAACTTTTGAAAATGTGTGAAAAGAGGAAAAATGTTGATGTTGAAGGCAAGACACCTGGCGAGTTCACTGAACCTGATATCGATTACGATTATTTACCCTCCAAGTGTGAAGGAGAAACAGACAACAAGTGTAACGACGGAAAACATGGAAACGGTGAGTACTACGTCACACACCGGAAGCGGAAGGACCAAGATAAACGGCCTGATCAAAGCAAGGCGACCTTTGACCCCCATATGCCCTTAGCCGAAATGACAATTGATGGTGTAGCGCAAGTGTTGGGAAGACTTAACCTGTATAAATACGAGGCAGATTTTAGGTCTCAGCAGATCGACGGATTCATGCTAATGAAACTTACAGATGATACACTTCAAAGTTCCTTCGGTTTTACAGTTCTCGAATCGCTTCGCTTAATGAACTTCATCCTGCACAAACATCTGCCGAGGATGCAGTGAAATACGACTAGTACTCTAAACAAAcgaaaacattgttttataaaaatgCGTGAACATTCTAGttacaaattattttgaaataaacttgGACGCACGAACTTATACCACGGTGCTAAGGATTTCGAATCATAGTTAAATAAGATAATTATGAACACATGTCCTAAATTCATACAGGCATCTAACTGACTGTGGCCGTAATGATAAACAAAAGGAGGCTGGGGATACAGCCAAGATAgtggttgttatatatacaatacacgtGAACCATACAGTGTGTTAATTATGgtgcaagggaggtaactccgtAATTACAACATGTGTGTTATGTTAGGAACTCTCCAGGAAGGAGACAAGAAGGTAGAATGGAATAAATATGACAGTCAATCCAAACAACATGTGTGTAAATCCTCCACACAAGCGAGCCCCACATAACTAACCCATAACATGGTGATCCTGGTGTATTGTAACACTGTCAGGGTCACAGAGGGTCTTGGACGGATAATCTACTTCCTTCAATGACAACGTCATAATGTATTATCAACAATCAGATCATAAAATGGCATAATGAAATTCTTTGACCGACAACCCTCCTCTTGTATTCCAGCAGGAATGTTGGGTCTGAGACAAGTCTACAATTGTCCGTCGTTATTCTAACGGACGTTTGATAACAAGAAGACAGTTTACATAGTCTCACAATCGTCCACCTACACAGATTTCTTATAACATGATTTATTTTCTTGTGTTAAAAAGAACATCACTGTCATAACACCACATCGTATTCCTGGTACAAGTGACTTTATTATACGTCGATCATGGTCATACAAACGCTTAGCATAGTAGGACAGTATTGCTATAGTATACAAACATGTGAGTGACTTCCGTTATACTAATTGACCTACAGTATGGACAATAGCGACAATTACCGActggtaaaatacatacatgacaATCACTGTGGTTGTCGGGGGAAATGCGCAAGTAAGGCAGTGTCAACAGGCGCGTAGCCAGATGTACGCCAGTACGCCCAGGCTTCCACATCATTTGtcaagatacattttttttcatttaattatttaaagaatttattaatttaataatATCACATTAAACTATTGATATTCCTGTGGATGAGTTTCCTGTCAAACTCTACGTGAACATGCAAGGTAGGCCTATTTATCGGTGTCTagattatataactacatggcCAGCGTCCGACTAATTATTGTAATCAAGGAACTTTAATTAAATGTATCCGAATGTCTCAAGGTGTCTAGAGATGTTTCTATGTGTGCCTATTACGTCTGCGACTGCGGAACATTGACATCAACCATGGACGGAGAATGAATGTCCTCTCTGGCATTGCTAGATTTAGACACAGTGGTAACCATGTTTGATTTACAACATATCACAAAACATCACTagcgagtcctagaatgacgatacaactgtatgatgtcccaaacatcactgacgagtcctagaaggacgatacagttgaatggtgtctctaacatcactgaagagtcctagaaggacgaaacagctgtatggtgtccctaacatcactgacgagtcctagaaggacgatacagttgtatggtgtctctaacatcactgacgagtcctagaaggacgatacagttGTGTtgtgtccctaatatcactgacgagtcctagaaggacgataaagttgtatggtgtccctaacatcactgacgagtcccagaaggacgatacagttgtacggtgtctctaacatcactgacgaggtcTAAAAGGACgatacagttgtatggtgtctctaacatcactgacgagtcctaaaaggacgataCAGTTgaatggtgtccctaacatcactgacgagtcctaaaaggacgataCAGACgtgtggtgtccctaacatcactgacgagtcctagaagggcgttacagctgtatggtgtcccaaacatcactgacgagtcctagacggacaatacagttgtatggtgtccctaacgtcactgacgagtcctagagggacgaaacagctgtatgatgtccctaacatcactgacgagtcctagaaggacgatacagttgtgtggtgtccctaacatcactgacgagtcctagaagggcgatACAGTTGTAcggtgtctctaacatcactgacgaggcctAAAAGGACGATACAGTTGaatggtgtctctaacatcactgacgagtcctagaaggacgatacagttgtgtggtgtccctaacatcactgacgagtcccagaaggacgatACAATTGTAcggtgtctctaacatcactgacgaggcctAAAAGGACGATACAGTTCaatggtgtctctaacatcactgacgaggcctAAAAGGACgatacagttgtatggtgtctctaacatcactgacgagtcctagagggacgaaacagttgaatggtgtccctaacatcactgacgagtcctagaagaacgatacatttgtatggtgtccctaacatcactgacgaggtctagaaggacgatacagttgtatggtgtctctaacatcactgacgaggtctagaaggacgatacagttgtatggtgtccctaacataactgacgagtcctaaatGGACGAtaaagttgtatgatgtccctaacatcactgacgagtcctagaaggacgatacagacgtgtggtgtctctaacatcactgacgagccctaaaAGGACGATACAGTTGAGTGGTgcctataacatcactgacgagtcctaaaaggacaatACAGTTatttgatgtccctaacatcactgacgagtcctagaaggacgatacagttgtgtggtgtccctaacatcactgacgagtcctagaagggcgatacagctgtatggtgtcccaaacatcactgacgagttatagagggacgaaacagctgtatgatgtcccaaacatcactgacgagtcctagaaggacgatacagttgtgtggtgtctctaacatcactgacgagtcctagaaggacgatacagttgtatggtgtctctaacatcactgacgaatcctagaaggacgatacagttgtgtggtgtctctaacatcactgacgagtcctagaaggacgataaagttgtatggtgtctctaacatcactgacgagtcctagaagggcgatacaactgtatgatgtccctaacatcactgacggatcctagaaggacgatacagttgtatggtgtctctaacatcactgacgagtgaTATAGggaggaaacagctgtatggtgtccctaacatcactgacgagttatagagggacgaaacagctgtatggtgtctctaacatcactgacgagtcctagaaggacgatacagttGTATGTGTCCCTTACATGACTGATATTTAGTATTCGACATGTGTTGTATGACGGGTACATAAATGTTTTAACTACACGCCTTCTCCATAGTCTTTATAACGGGGTCAGAACACGGTTTATCTCGATATATATTGTCCTTATAACGGGGTCAGAACACGGTTTTATCTCGATACATATAGTCTTTATAACGGGGTCAGAACACGGTTTATCTCGATACATACTGTCCTTATAACGGGGTCAGAA
Protein-coding regions in this window:
- the LOC117317022 gene encoding uncharacterized protein LOC117317022; the protein is MASIFRRQRKVFTLKELYESKLELPVIIYIEEGFAGNNAVETIGAGQYFFIHAIYRQRRAMTRGHVPAVSSDKCLLSIPVGYPIKFRHVESRTKVGPEDFMWSLLRKLDPPFQVQMSRTDRRRLSVGPVSTSTSNISNLLVTGKYKEIYLLGNLLNHGTGSLYYRNVTAIPLYVPEVKVRVVDGFSVGMKGDWTMYIDELYAFALQEIDLHGTHGNMDISVFMDKKESFETPRMCEFLVPDRYLSLQWPEEKSAVPNPQQFQPSLKEDKHRYSEFPTTKAADNKRRPADKPSQTTTGEGDDVIHVFSQDYTPLDEIRDMKRPVPEPRQRNQPTAPPEDELVPPLPPRNRGGLDVVKGTSNVYVRSQPDQDEFDGERKAQRRGAESMPHYEKNKTVLQRQLSKELLKMCEKRKNVDVEGKTPGEFTEPDIDYDYLPSKCEGETDNKCNDGKHGNGEYYVTHRKRKDQDKRPDQSKATFDPHMPLAEMTIDGVAQVLGRLNLYKYEADFRSQQIDGFMLMKLTDDTLQSSFGFTVLESLRLMNFILHKHLPRMQ